A single window of Stigmatopora nigra isolate UIUO_SnigA chromosome 20, RoL_Snig_1.1, whole genome shotgun sequence DNA harbors:
- the LOC144213773 gene encoding cysteine and histidine-rich domain-containing protein 1 isoform X1, which yields MVLLCYNKGCGQTFHEDDNDQGSCLFHPGNPVFHDALKGWSCCRKRTTDFSEFLSIQGCTRGRHNGEKPCQPIPSGVSPEEETAEGQESRSDVIYRGPKSSEKMRRERPSSDEAKTKLPLKVAPSLLKELDRLNVRERAEKEKKESQAVVQGTRCKNSGCKAVYEGPATEPQICTHHPGGPVFHEGYKYWSCCCIRTADFNAFLDQKGCTAGKHRWIPKQDKKKVACRHDWHQTADGVVVTIYAKNADPDLSCVEANGAVVSCHVQFQSDKIFKRDFHLWGAIHVQGSVVNVVPSKVEIALRKAHRVTWGKLEDPDRKWEPEPAEAAEDHPEWRLPDWDDDDISDSDEEWAGDRTAPAPVQAPVQAPVQETRAEVEQEVREAVEVKRRAEEERAELKRQQEEEDGDEEMPELE from the exons ATGGTTCTGCTGTGCTACAATAAAGGTTGCGGCCAGACGTTCCACGAGGACGACAACGACCAAG GTTCCTGCCTCTTCCATCCCGGGAACCCCGTCTTCCACGATGCCCTGAAG GGTTGGTCGTGTTGCCGCAAGAGGACCACCGACTTTTCGGAATTCCTCTCCATCCAG GGCTGCACCCGCGGGCGCCACAATGGTGAAAAACCGTGCCAACCTATCCCGTCGGGGGTGTCTCCCGAGGAAGAGACGGCCGAGGGCCAAGAGAGCCGCTCCGACGTCATCTACCGGGGACCCAAGTCTTCCGAGAAGATGCGCCGAGAAAGGCCCAG CTCCGACGAAGCCAAGACCAAATTGCCCCTCAAGGTGGCGCCGTCGCTGTTGAAGGAACTGGACCGACTGAACGTGAGGGAGAGGGCCgaaaaggagaagaaag agagCCAAGCCGTGGTCCAAGGCACGCGATGCAAGAATTCCGGCTGTAAAGCG GTCTACGAGGGTCCGGCAACAGAGCCGCAGATCTGCACGCACCACCCCGGCGGCCCGGTCTTCCACGAGGG CTACAAGTACTGGAGCTGCTGCTGCATCAGGACGGCCGACTTCAACGCCTTCCTGGACCAGAAAGGCTGCACGGCCGGGAAACACCGCTGGATCCCCAAGCAG GATAAGAAAAAGGTGGCGTGTCGACACGACTGGCACCAGACGGCCGACGGCGTGGTGGTGACCATCTACGCCAAAAACGCCGACCCCGACCTGAGCTGCGTGGAGGCCAACGGGGCCGTGGTGTCCTGTCACGTCCAGTTCCAGAGCGACAAGATTTTCAAGAGGGACTTCCATCTTTGGGGG GCGATCCACGTCCAAGGGAGCGTGGTCAACGTGGTCCCGTCCAAAGTGGAGATCGCCCTGCGCAAAGCCCACCGGGTGACCTGGGGTAAGCTGGAGGACCCAGACCGCAAGTGGGAGCCCGAACCCGCCGAGGCCGCCGAGGACCACCCGGAGTGGCGCCTTCCCGACTGGGACGACGACGACATCAGCGACTCGGACGAAGAGTGGGCCGGCGACAGGACGGCGCCGGCCCCGGTCCAGGCCCCGGTCCAGGCCCCGGTTCAGGAGACCCGGGCCGAGGTGGAGCAGGAGGTGAGAGAGGCCGTGGAGGTCAAGCGGCGAGCTGAGGAGGAGAGGGCGGAGCTGAAGAGACAACAGGAagaagaggatggggatgaaGAAATGCCAGAGCTGGAGTGA
- the LOC144213773 gene encoding cysteine and histidine-rich domain-containing protein 1 isoform X2 gives MVLLCYNKGCGQTFHEDDNDQGSCLFHPGNPVFHDALKGCTRGRHNGEKPCQPIPSGVSPEEETAEGQESRSDVIYRGPKSSEKMRRERPSSDEAKTKLPLKVAPSLLKELDRLNVRERAEKEKKESQAVVQGTRCKNSGCKAVYEGPATEPQICTHHPGGPVFHEGYKYWSCCCIRTADFNAFLDQKGCTAGKHRWIPKQDKKKVACRHDWHQTADGVVVTIYAKNADPDLSCVEANGAVVSCHVQFQSDKIFKRDFHLWGAIHVQGSVVNVVPSKVEIALRKAHRVTWGKLEDPDRKWEPEPAEAAEDHPEWRLPDWDDDDISDSDEEWAGDRTAPAPVQAPVQAPVQETRAEVEQEVREAVEVKRRAEEERAELKRQQEEEDGDEEMPELE, from the exons ATGGTTCTGCTGTGCTACAATAAAGGTTGCGGCCAGACGTTCCACGAGGACGACAACGACCAAG GTTCCTGCCTCTTCCATCCCGGGAACCCCGTCTTCCACGATGCCCTGAAG GGCTGCACCCGCGGGCGCCACAATGGTGAAAAACCGTGCCAACCTATCCCGTCGGGGGTGTCTCCCGAGGAAGAGACGGCCGAGGGCCAAGAGAGCCGCTCCGACGTCATCTACCGGGGACCCAAGTCTTCCGAGAAGATGCGCCGAGAAAGGCCCAG CTCCGACGAAGCCAAGACCAAATTGCCCCTCAAGGTGGCGCCGTCGCTGTTGAAGGAACTGGACCGACTGAACGTGAGGGAGAGGGCCgaaaaggagaagaaag agagCCAAGCCGTGGTCCAAGGCACGCGATGCAAGAATTCCGGCTGTAAAGCG GTCTACGAGGGTCCGGCAACAGAGCCGCAGATCTGCACGCACCACCCCGGCGGCCCGGTCTTCCACGAGGG CTACAAGTACTGGAGCTGCTGCTGCATCAGGACGGCCGACTTCAACGCCTTCCTGGACCAGAAAGGCTGCACGGCCGGGAAACACCGCTGGATCCCCAAGCAG GATAAGAAAAAGGTGGCGTGTCGACACGACTGGCACCAGACGGCCGACGGCGTGGTGGTGACCATCTACGCCAAAAACGCCGACCCCGACCTGAGCTGCGTGGAGGCCAACGGGGCCGTGGTGTCCTGTCACGTCCAGTTCCAGAGCGACAAGATTTTCAAGAGGGACTTCCATCTTTGGGGG GCGATCCACGTCCAAGGGAGCGTGGTCAACGTGGTCCCGTCCAAAGTGGAGATCGCCCTGCGCAAAGCCCACCGGGTGACCTGGGGTAAGCTGGAGGACCCAGACCGCAAGTGGGAGCCCGAACCCGCCGAGGCCGCCGAGGACCACCCGGAGTGGCGCCTTCCCGACTGGGACGACGACGACATCAGCGACTCGGACGAAGAGTGGGCCGGCGACAGGACGGCGCCGGCCCCGGTCCAGGCCCCGGTCCAGGCCCCGGTTCAGGAGACCCGGGCCGAGGTGGAGCAGGAGGTGAGAGAGGCCGTGGAGGTCAAGCGGCGAGCTGAGGAGGAGAGGGCGGAGCTGAAGAGACAACAGGAagaagaggatggggatgaaGAAATGCCAGAGCTGGAGTGA
- the LOC144213772 gene encoding phosphatidylinositol-binding clathrin assembly protein-like has product MSGQSITDRIAAAQHSMTGSAISKAVCKATTHEVSGPKKKHLDYLIHCTNEMNVNIPQLADTLFERTANSSWVVVFKALITTHHIMMYGNERFTQYLASRNTLFNLTNFLDKGALQGYDMSTFIRRYSRYLNEKAVSYRLVAVDFTKMKRGTDGVMRTMNAEKLIKTLPIVQEQLDALLDFQANPNELTNGVINSAFMLLFKDSIRLFAAYNEGVINLLEKYFDMKKSQCKDALDIYKKFLCRMTKLSEFLKVAEEVGIDQGDIPDLSQAPSSLLEALEQHLASLEGKKTKELNPDARASTLSSAVSCLASADMSFARMDEKEKRLALEEEQARLQALKDQRLKEMSAKPPDPVIVGAPTPEPFGSTLSANSDLFDLQPAFVPAVSSAADSAWGGPERRPWEQKVPPAMTVDFEAAFGNRGAPANNGTESAAGLDSLLKPTFPIHAAAHAAAHAAAHALPPQMVFQSGGKLLANDLDSSLANLVGNLQFGGIPSKKPEMQWNQPGEKKLTGGHNWQNKTMSSTQWSPAPVVPAPVAVAMPVPHMNGMFYASYAPAPLAFPMTAPPQVPVYGMVPPQVAVVGPQPMMYNQPVLRAGNPFAATGAQMQFM; this is encoded by the exons ATGTCTGGCCAATCGATCACCGACCGGATCGCTGCGGCTCAGCACAGCATGACCGGATCGGCTATCAGCAAGGCAGTGTGCAAGGCCACCACCCACGAAGTCAGTGGGCCCAAGAAGAAACATCTCGACT ATTTGATCCACTGCACCAACGAGATGAACGTGAACATCCCCCAGCTGGCGGACACCCTGTTTGAGCGCACGGCCAACTCCAGCTGGGTGGTGGTGTTCAAAGCCCTTATCACCACGCACCACATCATGATGTACGGCAACGAG CGTTTCACCCAATACCTGGCCTCCAGGAACACCCTGTTCAACCTGACCAATTTCCTGGATAAGGGAGCCCTGCAAG GTTACGACATGTCGACCTTCATTCGAAGATACAGCCGTTACCTGAACGAAAAGGCCGTGTCCTACAGGCTGGTGGCTGTGGATTTCACCAAAATGAAGCGAGg GACCGACGGAGTGATGCGCACCATGAACGCGGAGAAGCTGATCAAGACGCTCCCCATCGTTCAGGAGCAGCTGGACGCCCTGCTGGATTtccag GCCAACCCCAACGAACTGACAAACGGCGTCATCAACTCTGCCTTCATGCTGCTCTTCAAGGATTCCATCAGGCTGTTTGCCGCCTACAACGAAGGAGTCATCAACCTTTTGG AGAAATACTTTGACATGAAGAAGAGTCAATGCAAAGACGCCCTGGACATCTACAAGAAGTTCCTGTGCAGGATGACCAAGTTGTCCGAGTTCCTCAAAGTGGCCGAG GAAGTGGGAATAGATCAGGGTGACATCCCCGATCTCTCACAG GCCCCCAGCAGCCTCCTGGAAGCTCTGGAGCAGCACCTGGCCTCCCTGGAGGGCAAGAAGACCAAGGAGCTGAATCCGGACGCCAG GGCGTCCACCTTGTCCAGCGCCGTCTCCTGCCTGGCCTCCGCCGACATGTCCTTTGCCCGCATGGACGAGAAGGAGAAGCGCTTGGCTCTGGAGGAGGAGCAGGCCAGGTTGCAGGCACTCAAG GACCAGCGTTTGAAGGAGATGAGCGCAAAACCCCCGGACCCCGTAATCGTAGGCGCGCCAACGCCCGAGCCGTTCGGGTCCACGCTCTCGGCCAACAG CGACCTCTTCGACCTCCAGCCGGCCTTCGTCCCCGCCGTGTCCTCGGCCGCCGACAGTGCCTGGGGGG GACCGGAGAGACGGCCTTGGGAACAGAAGGTCCCCCCCGCCATGACCGTAGATTTCGAGGCCGCCTTTGGGAATAGAGGCGCTCCGGCTAACAACGGAACGGAGTCGGCAGCCG GTTTGGACAGCCTGCTGAAGCCGACGTTTCCCATCCACGCGGCGGCCCACGCGGCGGCCCACGCGGCGGCCCACGCTCTCCCGCCTCAGATGGTCTTCCAGTCGGGAGGAAAGCTGCTGGCCAACGACCTGGACTCCTCCCTGGCCAACCTCGTGGGCA ATCTGCAGTTTGGCGGAATCCCGTCTAAAAA GCCGGAGATGCAGTGGAACCAGCCGGGGGAGAAGAAGCTGACGGGGGGCCACAACTGGCAGAACAAAACCATGTCCAGCACCCAGTGGAGCCCGGCCCCCGTGGTCCCGGCGCCCGTGGCCGTGGCCATGCCCGTGCCGCACATG AACGGAATGTTCTATGCTAGCTAC GCTCCCGCCCCCCTGGCTTTCCCCATGACGGCGCCGCCGCAAGTGCCTGTGTACGGAATG GTGCCCCCCCAGGTAGCGGTCGTGGGCCCTCAACCCATGATGTACAACCAGCCCGTCCTCAGAGCCGGCAACCCCTTTGCGGCCACCGGAGCGCAG ATGCAGTTTATGTAG
- the LOC144213775 gene encoding uncharacterized protein LOC144213775 isoform X2, whose translation MELGMQSAMKTDVVLWMFLSLLLLLHSSKAHKASEESFQASLVMFLGGGPQSVLSLLLLAVTVTLSVVIYLWVLRYICIGCCQPVAVGIDPEARSPAL comes from the exons ATGGAACTCGG AATGCAGTCCGCCATGAAGACTGATGTTGTGCTTTGGATGTTCCTCAGCCTGCTGTTGTTGCTGCACTCCAGCAAAG cccaCAAAGCAAGCGAGGAAAGCTTCCAAGCGTCCCTGGTCATGTTTTTGGGCGGCGGTCCCCAGTCCGTCCTCAGCCTGCTCCTGCTAGCCGTGACGGTGACGCTGTCGGTGGTCATCTACCTGTGGGTCCTCCGCTACATCTGCATCGGCTGCTGCCAGCCCGTCGCCGTGGGGATCGACCCGGAAG CCCGCTCGCCCGCACTTTGA
- the LOC144213775 gene encoding uncharacterized protein LOC144213775 isoform X1 has translation MELGMQSAMKTDVVLWMFLSLLLLLHSSKAHKASEESFQASLVMFLGGGPQSVLSLLLLAVTVTLSVVIYLWVLRYICIGCCQPVAVGIDPEGLTEMSSALV, from the exons ATGGAACTCGG AATGCAGTCCGCCATGAAGACTGATGTTGTGCTTTGGATGTTCCTCAGCCTGCTGTTGTTGCTGCACTCCAGCAAAG cccaCAAAGCAAGCGAGGAAAGCTTCCAAGCGTCCCTGGTCATGTTTTTGGGCGGCGGTCCCCAGTCCGTCCTCAGCCTGCTCCTGCTAGCCGTGACGGTGACGCTGTCGGTGGTCATCTACCTGTGGGTCCTCCGCTACATCTGCATCGGCTGCTGCCAGCCCGTCGCCGTGGGGATCGACCCGGAAGGTCTGACGGAGATGTCGTCGGCGCTGGTTTGA
- the LOC144213771 gene encoding NACHT and WD repeat domain-containing protein 2-like translates to MWPSGAGGRQPCPRESALRKAAISGNVLALPPHHVPSGRSVRVFVCANPDDTEAERNALKEHVYPKLRDFCRENYGIEFQVVDLYWGVDPEEWDSPELQRLRMKLLEECLKTSAGPCFVGLVGEKYGSIRVPGEVESAEFETILDAAAEAGLDTHILDEWYCRDENSVPPAYYLKPKAQMLKNYQNSMESGSAAKTKHDKAWRKVSEEIKRIFRTAVLLLQEKGTVPSAQAKKFLCSALEDELDFALGKQTPAFLRKCVCYIRKISNFDRFAKLPEMSRYMDIVSSGDRVMRNQEAYERLLKVRDEFIPTVVAASNLRVYSSVTHCDMKLGYSQEVESHYVEGLCKQFYEDMVDIIQATVQQNFETETDPLYDEILQHLSLCKAYSQLHEYKSETLDYVQEYLLPSKESRMSPLVVQGGPCTGKTLLLAEAAKQAYTWLQKEAGPETDPVVVVRFIGSTRPSGDLRSLLQSICEQIAINYRCLIHFLPSKIQEMKELLVNLLGESSFHRPLVIILDALEQLSEADEARKLWWLPVQLPRTVRIVVSTLPNKHGILQKLRRLIHDEYYYVELAQRDRKLCSQTLKQQLLGVKRKVTSGQQIYVNEALAKCTLPMFVNLIYREVVHWRSHKDVDEKSLCSTVHESIEQLFYSVENKLGQRFVFRALGYITMAKAGLTEVELEDILSLDNIVLGDVLVVSHLKNPLRISCDLVARLKEELEGYLVERQVRSVTLMVWANRHLHLIAQKLYLSNEEDVHQMHSLLAEYFLGAWSGGRKKIFTYDNNHFTSQNISHHKNPHHPQSHEKTSSDKYSYDRQTPEQPWVFQCNLLEPDIFFVNHRKMTELVFHLTRSGRTDDLMFGVIMNFSWLYTMIKIGQFEKALNDMDVAYSYTQEKELKFLSATLRGIKVKVLKNPASLSAELQQRLLPVVTFLPKLRHLLLECDKDGPKYCSIVPLHSSMDVTYSPERLPLSSSCMHIVEILPTLAPNIVLVALDDGSVSTWDVESRQLLRQIDTARSVVLGIRLTGDEKYLVVATTKNTLLIYDNHKSCLLSEVEIKGSKHGGISGGVAFINGFTLSTHHALAWLEASKEVNVIDLLYGWPLYQFHCWYEVTCVQCSPDGMYAFCGQYLNTATIFHLGNGDKLATVTSEFSGGFVKSILVLDTINQMVMIDNEGSLSVWNTKEVTSPRLMEDYDCRGDDSEVVSIELSEDQRSILLCKARSIEVLDTKVWKMVEKFKAKRSERFVAAVLSKNGQSIVASMENTSSIFVWRRDSGQCMASLIEISGAIVKLIKSAHHNLLLSVASSGVLSVWDIDIITAMSNIDKTGKKIQTLQLSGREDYVFTMDGSEAVHKWNFGTGFIEAVFKHEGVVENCVLTSSGDLMVTSDDKCTQYIWQTVSGENIFRINGQRIAQLLITHNDQFVVSLCEQNASRVWRLATGHKVCNILVTLQNALVTTANTFLVGTSKNKLLAVSLWSGSVSKKFVCDDGVAIVNFKLIPDCPDCVVFITSTETVFIWSVADEAVCRRVQLPANFLKNLEDFQISPNGKQGIVSKGDENINVLDLHSGKLRLVHAAGLIWRQKLSRDGRYLVYVCFRSCDEDDEAGVVSNLIVMRLADGKSIGTCSLYKTPTFLALSQRALNIIVGFEDGSIGTYTVVDRVDAALKIKIATSNSRQIVNNASQKIRPKCANHSFKTVADCIWRESTEVFSRDSPINVSDSGEGESTTPTKKSELLQ, encoded by the exons ATGTGGCCGTCGGGAGCGGGCGGCCGGCAGCCTTGCCCGCGGGAGTCGGCGCTGCGCAAAGCGGCCATCAGCGGCAACGTGCTGGCGCTGCCGCCGCACCACGTCCCCAGCGGCCGCAGCGTCCGCGTCTTCGTATGCGCCAACCCCGACG ACACAGAAGCGGAGAGGAACGCGCTGAAAGAACACGTCTACCCCAAACTACGGGACTTCTGCAGGGAGAATTACGGCATTGAATTCCAG GTAGTGGACCTCTATTGGGGTGTGGATCCAGAGGAATGGGACAGCCCGGAGCTTCAGCGACTCAGGATGAAGCTCCTGGAGGAATGTCTCAAGACATCGGCCGGACCGTGCTTCGTC GGTCTGGTGGGAGAAAAGTACGGCAGCATCCGGGTGCCCGGGGAGGTGGAATCGGCCGAGTTTGAGACCATCTTGGATGCGGCGGCGGAGGCCGGGCTGGACACCCACATCTTGGACGAGTGGTACTGCAGGGATGAAAACTCTGTGCCGCCCGCATACTACCTCAAACCCAAAGCCCAAATGCTCAAGAACTACCAGAACTCA ATGGAGTCCGGCAGCGCAGCCAAAACCAAGCACGACAAGGCCTGGAGGAAAGTCTCGGAGGAGATCAAGCGGATTTTCCGGACGGCCGTCCTACTTCTTCAAGAAAAGGGGACCGTGCCGAGCGCTCAGGCCAAGAAGTTCCTTTGCTCTG CCCTGGAAGACGAGTTGGACTTTGCCCTCGGGAAGCAAACCCCCGCCTTTCTCAGGAAATGCGTCTGCTACATCCGCAAGATTTCCAATTTCGACCGCTTCGCAAAGCTGCCAGAGATGAGCCGCTACATGGACATCGTGTCGAGCGGCGACCGGGTCATGCGCAACCAGGAAGCCTACGAGCGCCTGCTGAAGGTGCGGGACGAGTTCATACCGACGGTGGTGGCCGCCTCCAACCTCCGCGTTTACTCCTCGGTCACGCACTGCGACATGAAGCTGGGCTACTCGCAGGAGGTCGAGAGCCACTACGTGGAGGGACTGTGTAAGCAGTTCTACGAAGACATGGTGGACATCATTCAGGCCACGGTCCAGCAGAACTTTGAAACGGAGACGGATCCCTTGTACGACGAGATCCTACAGCACCTCTCGCTCTGTAAAGCCTACTCGCAGTTGCACGAGTACAAGAGCGAGACCTTGGATTACGTGCAGGAGTACCTTCTGCCGTCCAAGGAGAGTCGGATGAGTCCGCTGGTAGTACAGGGGGGTCCGTGTACGGGGAAGACGTTGCTTCTGGCCGAAGCGGCCAAACAG GCCTACACCTGGCTGCAGAAGGAGGCCGGCCCCGAAACGGATCCCGTGGTCGTCGTCCGTTTCATCGGCTCCACTCGGCCCTCGGGGGATTTGCGCAGCCTTCTCCAGAGTATCTGTGAACAGATCGCAATAAACTACCGCTGCTTGATTCACTTTTTGCCTAGCAAGATCCAGGAGATGAAGGAGCTCCTGGTCAACCTCCTGGGGGAATCTTCTTTTCACAGACCCCTGGTCATCATCCTGGACGCCCTGGAGCAACTGTCGGAGGCCGACGAAGCTCGGAAGCTGTGGTGGCTCCCCGTCCAACTGCCTCGGACGGTCCGTATCGTGGTGTCCACGCTGCCCAATAAGCACGGGATCCTGCAAAAGCTTCGACGGCTCATCCACGACGAGTACTATTATGTGGAGTTGGCTCAGAGGGACCGCAAGCTCTGCAGCCAGACGTTAAAGCAGCAGTTACTTGgggtgaagagaaaggtcaccTCGGGCCAGCAGATCTACGTCAACGAGGCCCTGGCCAAGTGCACCTTGCCCATGTTCGTCAACCTCATCTACAGAGAGGTGGTCCACTGGAGGTCTCACAAAGACGTGGACGAGAAATCCTTGTGCTCCACGGTACACGAAAGCATCGAGCAGTTATTCTACTCCGTGGAGAATAAGTTGGGCCAGCGCTTTGTCTTCAGAGCCTTGGGGTACATCACCATGGCCAAGGCGGGACTAACCGAGGTTGAGCTGGAGGACATTCTTTCCCTCGACAACATTGTTCTCGGCGACGTCCTAGTGGTATCTCACTTGAAGAATCCCCTGAGGATTTCTTGTGACTTGGTGGCCAGGCTCAAAGAAGAACTGGAGGGTTACCTCGTGGAACGCCAGGTGCGCAGCGTCACCCTGATGGTCTGGGCTAACAGACACCTCCACCTCATTGCACAGAAGTTGTACCTGAGCAACGAAGAAGACGTCCATCAAATGCACAGTCTCCTGGCCGAATACTTCCTGGGGGCGTGGTCGGGCGGCAGAAAGAAAATCTTCACCTACGACAACAATCACTTTACCTCGCAGAATATATCGCACCACAAAAATCCCCACCACCCGCAGTCCCACGAGAAAACCTCTTCGGACAAGTACTCGTACGACAGGCAGACGCCCGAGCAGCCTTGGGTCTTCCAGTGCAACCTTCTGGAGCCCGATATCTTCTTCGTCAATCACAGGAAGATGACGGAGCTGGTTTTCCACCTGACCAGGAGCGGCCGTACCGACGACCTCATGTTCGGGGTCATCATGAACTTCAGCTGGCTGTACACCATGATCAAGATCGGGCAGTTTGAAAAGGCTTTGAATGACATGGACGTGGCTTACAGCTACACGCAAGAGAAGGAGCTCAAGTTCCTCTCGGCGACCCTCCGTGGCATCAAGGTCAAGGTCTTGAAAAACCCGGCCTCGCTTTCCGCAGAGCTCCAGCAGAGGCTTTTGCCCGTGGTCACCTTCCTGCCCAAGCTTCGCCACCTCCTGCTGGAATGCGACAAGGACGGTCCCAAGTACTGCTCCATCGTGCCGCTCCACTCTTCGATGGATGTGACCTACAGTCCGGAAAGACTTCCTCTGAGCTCCAGTTGCATGCACATTGTGGAGATCTTGCCCACCCTGGCGCCTAACATCGTCCTGGTGGCTCTGGACGACGGCTCCGTCAGCACGTGGGACGTGGAGAGCAGGCAGCTGCTCCGGCAGATCGACACGGCCAGATCCGTAGTGCTGGGAATCAGGTTGACCGGCGACGAGAAGTATTTAGTGGTGGCCACGACTAAGAACACGCTCCTCATTTACGACAACCACAAATCCTGCCTTCTGTCGGAGGTGGAGATCAAGGGGTCCAAGCACGGCGGCATCAGCGGCGGCGTGGCCTTCATCAACGGCTTCACCTTGTCCACTCACCACGCGTTGGCTTGGCTGGAGGCCAGCAAAGAGGTCAACGTCATCGACTTGCTTTATGGCTGGCCTCTGTATCAGTTCCACTGCTGGTACGAGGTGACTTGCGTCCAGTGCTCGCCGGACGGCATGTACGCCTTCTGCGGCCAGTACCTCAACACCGCCACCATCTTCCACCTGGGCAACGGGGACAAGCTGGCCACGGTCACTTCAGAGTTTTCTGGGGGGTTTGTCAAGTCCATCCTGGTCCTGGACACCATCAACCAAATGGTGATGATCGACAACGAGGGGAGCCTGTCCGTCTGGAACACCAAAGAAGTCACAAGCCCACGTTTGATGGAGGACTACGACTGCAGAGGAGACGACAGCGAAGTGGTGAGCATCGAGCTGTCCGAAGACCAGCGCTCCATCCTGCTCTGCAAGGCCAGGAGTATCGAGGTCCTGGATACCAAAGTGTGGAAAATGGTGGAGAAGTTTAAGGCCAAACGAAGCGAACGCTTCGTCGCCGCCGTTCTCTCCAAGAACGGACAGAGCATCGTGGCCTCCATGGAGAATACCTCTTCCATCTTTGTGTGGCGGCGGGACAGCGGGCAGTGCATGGCCAGTCTGATTGAGATTTCGGGGGCCATCGTCAAACTCATCAAGTCGGCCCACCATAACCTTCTCTTGTCTGTGGCCAGCAGCGGAGTACTCTCGGTGTGGGACATTGACATCATCACCGCCATGTCCAATATTGACAAAACGGGCAAGAAGATCCAGACGTTGCAGTTGTCCGGCAGAGAGGATTACGTGTTCACCATGGATGGTTCGGAAGCCGTCCACAAGTGGAACTTTGGCACCGGATTCATCGAAGCCGTCTTCAAGCACGAGGGCGTGGTGGAGAACTGCGTGCTCACGTCTTCGGGGGATCTCATGGTGACTTCGGACGACAAGTGCACTCAGTACATCTGGCAGACCGTCTCCGGGGAGAACATTTTTCGCATCAACGGACAGAGAATAGCCCAGCTCCTCATCACTCACAACGATCAGTTTGTGGTGTCTCTCTGCGAGCAGAACGCCTCCAGAGTTTGGAGACTGGCCACGGGGCACAAGGTTTGCAACATCTTGGTCACCCTCCAGAACGCCCTGGTCACTACGGCCAACACCTTCCTCGTGGGCACCTCCAAGAACAAGCTGCTGGCCGTTAGCTTGTGGTCAGGGAGCGTCTCCAAGAAGTTTGTGTGTGACGACGGTGTGGCCATCGTCAACTTCAAACTCATTCCGGACTGCCCCGACTGCGTGGTCTTCATCACCTCTACGGAGACGGTCTTCATCTGGAGCGTGGCCGACGAGGCCGTTTGTAGGCGTGTCCAGTTGCCGGCCAACTTCCTGAAAAATCTGGAGGACTTTCAGATCTCGCCCAACGGCAAGCAGGGAATCGTGTCCAAAGGCGACGAGAACATCAACGTGCTGGACCTTCACAGCGGAAAGCTCAGGCTGGTCCACGCCGCCGGTTTAATCTGGCGCCAGAAATTATCCAGGGACGGCCGCTACCTGGTGTACGTCTGCTTCCGCAGCtgcgacgaggacgacgaggccGGCGTGGTGTCCAACTTGATTGTCATGCGACTGGCCGACGGCAAGAGTATCGGGACGTGCTCCTTGTACAAGACCCCCACGTTCCTGGCGCTGTCGCAGAGGGCTCTGAACATCATCGTGGGCTTCGAGGACGGCAGCATCGGAACGTACACGGTGGTGGACCGCGTGGACGCCGCCCTCAAGATCAAAATCGCCACCTCCAACAGCCGGCAGATCGTCAACAATGCTTCCCAGAAGATCCGTCCCAAGTGCGCCAATCATTCCTTCAAGACGGTCGCCGACTGCATTTGGAGGGAATCCACCGAGGTCTTCTCCAGGGACAGTCCGATCAACGTGTCCGACTCCGGCGAAGGGGAGTCTACCACTCCCACGAAAAAATCGGAGCTGCTTCAGTGA
- the LOC144213774 gene encoding uncharacterized protein LOC144213774 — MGCRCCRMVKSYIAEADDVGKTDSVYRTHELAAGVLGGRSPKEEKEGFRNLAYSISADSSLSLSFDPDNRRWAGAPPAEDGIYVIRADPQGPRRVVRDGRLGRVPTYPASARLRAATADDVSADEGVGGTPEFRSGDEESVSSTDAGTGTGSSWSADTGDERGSEAADASTVESGIGVTKSEDEEEAPPKEAPSVTESMVAEALAALEAATAGEEDQ; from the exons ATGGGGTGTCGGTGTTGCCGGATGGTGAAAAG CTACATCGCCGAGGCGGACGACGTCGGGAAAACGGACTCGGTCTACCGGACCCACGAGCTGGCCGCCGGGGTCCTCGGGGGACGCTCGCcgaaggaggagaaggagggctTCCGCAACCTGGCCTACAGCATCTCCGCCGACAGTAGCCTCAGCCTCAGCTTTGACCCGGACAACCGCCGGTGGGCCGGCGCGCCCCCGGCCGAGGACGGAATCTACGTCATCCGGGCGGACCCCCAGGGGCCGCGCCGGGTGGTGCGGGACGGGCGGCTGGGCCGGGTGCCCACCTACCCGGCCTCGGCCCGTCTCCGGGCCGCGACGGCCGACGACGTGTCGGCGGACGAAGGCGTGGGGGGCACGCCCGAGTTCCGCAGCGGGGACGAAGAGAGCGTCTCGTCGACGGACGCGGGTACCGGCACCGGCAGCTCGTGGTCGGCCGACACCGGAGACGAGCGCGGCTCGGAGGCGGCCGACGCCTCCACCGTGGAGAGCGGCATCGGCGTCACCAAGAGCGAGGACGAGGAGGAAGCCCCGCCCAAGGAGGCGCCCAGCGTGACCGAATCCATGGTGGCCGAGGCCCTGGCCGCCTTGGAGGCCGCCACGGCCGGAGAGGAGGACCAATGA